In Vibrio celticus, one genomic interval encodes:
- a CDS encoding IS4 family transposase — protein MTYIEPTLWAQKQFGQARLNDPRRTQRLVALAASLAEQPGAPVSKLIISPADMEGAYRFIRNEQIKAEDIAEAGFHVTAQEALEQQTLLALEDTTSLSYSHRSIRDELGHSNQGNRQRAMFVHSTLLFAPKTQMVVGLIEQQRWTRDIEKRGQRRQHATRPYKEKESYKWEQASRHVAERLGEKISDVISVCDREADLFEYLTYKQEQQQRFLVRSMQSRCIEEHDNRLYSYASTLLSAGEKVLEIPQKGGRKARTAHLDIKYAPVTLKTPANKKEFDNIPLYYVGCIEQGESCDKLAWHLLTSEPVTSKEEALKIVSYYEQRWLIEDFHKVWKSEGTQVEQLRMQSKDNLERLSVILAFIAIRLLQLRFMNKSDELSKTSCEQILKGKAWKLMWLKLEGEKLPKEAPNISWAYNGIARLGGWKNTKRTGRASIKTLWQGWFRLQTILEGYELAKSLD, from the coding sequence ATGACTTATATAGAGCCAACCCTTTGGGCACAAAAGCAATTTGGTCAAGCCCGCCTCAATGACCCCAGACGTACTCAAAGACTCGTTGCTCTTGCAGCCTCATTGGCCGAGCAACCTGGCGCTCCTGTTTCTAAACTCATCATCTCCCCTGCTGATATGGAAGGGGCTTATCGCTTTATCCGTAATGAGCAAATCAAAGCAGAAGATATCGCAGAGGCGGGCTTTCATGTCACAGCACAAGAGGCTTTAGAGCAACAAACACTTCTTGCGTTAGAAGATACCACCTCTCTAAGTTACTCCCATCGCAGTATACGAGATGAGCTCGGGCACTCTAATCAAGGTAATCGACAGCGAGCGATGTTCGTTCACTCAACCTTGCTTTTTGCTCCCAAAACTCAAATGGTTGTTGGCTTAATTGAACAACAACGCTGGACCCGAGATATTGAAAAGCGTGGTCAAAGACGCCAGCACGCGACTCGACCGTACAAAGAAAAAGAAAGTTATAAATGGGAACAAGCATCTCGCCATGTCGCAGAGCGACTTGGCGAGAAAATCTCAGATGTTATTTCTGTGTGCGATAGAGAAGCAGACTTATTTGAATACCTCACTTACAAGCAAGAGCAACAACAAAGATTTCTCGTTCGCTCAATGCAAAGCCGCTGTATTGAAGAGCACGATAACCGCCTTTATAGCTATGCCTCTACCCTGTTATCAGCCGGAGAGAAAGTACTCGAAATACCGCAAAAAGGGGGGCGTAAAGCCCGAACAGCTCATCTAGACATAAAATATGCCCCCGTAACACTGAAGACTCCCGCTAATAAAAAAGAGTTCGATAACATCCCTCTCTACTACGTGGGGTGCATCGAGCAAGGAGAGAGTTGCGATAAGCTCGCTTGGCACTTACTCACTTCAGAGCCAGTAACGAGTAAGGAAGAGGCACTTAAAATCGTCAGTTATTATGAGCAACGTTGGCTAATTGAAGACTTCCATAAGGTCTGGAAAAGTGAAGGCACTCAAGTTGAGCAACTGAGAATGCAGAGTAAAGATAATTTAGAAAGGCTTAGCGTGATTTTAGCTTTTATCGCGATTCGGTTACTCCAGTTGAGGTTTATGAATAAATCAGATGAGCTATCTAAGACCAGTTGTGAGCAGATATTAAAAGGCAAAGCATGGAAGCTAATGTGGCTAAAGTTGGAGGGCGAAAAGCTACCAAAGGAAGCACCGAATATATCATGGGCTTACAATGGTATTGCACGGTTAGGTGGTTGGAAGAATACCAAGCGAACGGGTCGTGCTTCTATCAAGACGTTATGGCAAGGATGGTTTAGGTTACAAACCAT
- the hflC gene encoding protease modulator HflC, translating to MRKLMIPVLVVTIALLLMSLFVIQEGERGMVIRFGRVLDDNGVSRIYEPGLHFKLPMFDRVKVLDARIQTMDGRSDRFVTSEKKDVLIDTYAKWRIADFGRFYLSTGGGNIMTAEALLERKVTDVLRSEIGSREIKQIVSGPRNKDILPDSADSEVVTTVAAAEALEVDGERDKIMENVLSGTAESAMTDLGVEVVDFRMKKINLPDEISESIYRRMRAERESVARRHRSQGREKAEVIRAQAELEVATVLAEADRTARITRGDADAEAAKIYSDAFSKDAEFYGFMRSLQAYETSFSDKSDILVLDPKTDFFQYMNQASGAPAK from the coding sequence ATGCGTAAATTAATGATCCCTGTATTAGTTGTGACGATTGCCCTTCTATTGATGTCACTGTTTGTGATTCAAGAAGGCGAGCGTGGCATGGTAATTCGTTTTGGTCGAGTTCTCGACGACAACGGCGTATCACGAATCTATGAACCAGGCCTGCACTTTAAACTGCCGATGTTTGATCGCGTAAAAGTACTTGATGCTCGTATTCAAACGATGGATGGCCGTTCTGACCGTTTCGTAACATCAGAGAAAAAAGACGTTCTAATTGATACTTACGCAAAATGGCGTATTGCTGATTTTGGACGTTTCTATCTGAGTACCGGTGGCGGTAATATCATGACGGCAGAAGCACTTCTTGAGCGTAAAGTGACAGATGTTCTTCGTTCTGAAATTGGTTCTCGTGAAATTAAGCAGATTGTGTCAGGCCCTCGTAATAAGGACATCCTGCCAGACTCTGCTGATAGCGAAGTCGTCACAACGGTAGCGGCTGCAGAAGCACTAGAAGTTGATGGCGAACGCGATAAGATCATGGAAAACGTTTTGTCTGGAACGGCAGAAAGTGCGATGACTGATTTAGGTGTTGAAGTTGTTGATTTCCGTATGAAGAAGATTAACCTTCCTGACGAAATCAGTGAATCTATCTACCGTCGTATGCGTGCAGAACGTGAGTCGGTTGCTCGTAGACACCGTTCTCAAGGTCGTGAGAAAGCGGAAGTTATCCGTGCTCAAGCTGAGCTAGAAGTGGCAACAGTTCTTGCTGAAGCTGACCGTACAGCTCGAATCACTCGTGGTGATGCAGATGCAGAAGCTGCGAAGATCTACTCTGATGCGTTCAGCAAAGATGCTGAGTTCTACGGCTTCATGCGTTCATTGCAAGCTTATGAGACATCATTTAGCGATAAGAGCGACATTCTAGTACTGGATCCGAAGACTGACTTCTTCCAATACATGAATCAAGCAAGCGGCGCTCCAGCAAAATAA
- the hflK gene encoding FtsH protease activity modulator HflK has protein sequence MAWNEPGNNNNGDNNGRDNDPWGNKNNRGGRDQGPPDLDEVFSKLSQKLGGKFGKKGGNGNGPSIGGGGAIGFGVIAVIAIAIWFFAGFYTVGEAERAVVLRLGQFDRIEEPGLNWHPRFIDEIKDEQLVNVQAIRSLRAAGTMLTKDENVVTVEMGVQYRVSDPYKYLYRVTNADDSLRQATDSALRAVIGDSLMDSILTSGRQQIRQSTQETLNRIIDSYDMGILIVDVNFQSARPPEQVKDAFDDAIAAREDEERFEREAEAYRNDILPKATGRAERLKKEAVGYSERTVNGALGQVAQFEKLLPEYQAAPEVTRNRMYLDTMEKVYSSTSKVLIDSESSGNLLYLPIDKLGAQGGSQSGTRPAKASSTYDQIELETQADPKPSTQTRSDSSRQGRY, from the coding sequence ATGGCGTGGAATGAGCCTGGAAATAACAACAACGGCGATAATAACGGCCGCGATAATGACCCTTGGGGTAATAAAAATAATCGCGGCGGCCGAGATCAAGGACCGCCAGATCTAGACGAAGTGTTTAGTAAACTAAGTCAAAAGTTAGGTGGCAAGTTTGGTAAAAAGGGTGGCAACGGTAACGGGCCATCTATTGGCGGTGGCGGTGCAATTGGCTTTGGTGTCATTGCCGTTATTGCTATTGCTATCTGGTTCTTCGCTGGTTTCTACACCGTTGGCGAAGCAGAAAGAGCAGTAGTACTTCGACTGGGTCAATTCGACCGTATCGAAGAACCTGGTCTTAACTGGCACCCACGCTTCATCGATGAAATCAAAGATGAGCAACTAGTAAACGTTCAAGCGATTCGTTCTCTACGTGCTGCTGGCACGATGCTGACGAAAGATGAAAACGTTGTGACCGTTGAAATGGGTGTTCAATACCGCGTTTCTGACCCATACAAGTACTTGTATCGTGTAACGAATGCAGACGACAGTTTACGCCAAGCAACCGATTCTGCCCTTCGTGCGGTAATTGGTGATTCACTAATGGATAGTATCCTGACAAGTGGTCGTCAGCAGATTCGTCAAAGCACTCAAGAAACGTTGAACCGTATTATTGATAGCTACGACATGGGTATTCTGATTGTTGACGTGAACTTCCAGTCAGCACGTCCACCTGAGCAAGTAAAAGATGCATTTGATGATGCTATCGCGGCTCGTGAGGATGAAGAGCGTTTTGAACGTGAAGCTGAAGCTTACCGAAATGACATTCTTCCAAAAGCAACAGGTCGAGCTGAGCGTTTGAAGAAAGAAGCGGTAGGTTACTCAGAGCGCACAGTTAATGGTGCTCTAGGTCAAGTAGCTCAGTTCGAGAAACTGCTACCTGAATACCAAGCTGCTCCTGAAGTAACACGTAACCGTATGTATCTAGATACAATGGAAAAAGTGTACTCAAGCACATCGAAAGTCCTGATTGATTCTGAATCAAGCGGTAACTTGCTATACCTACCAATTGATAAGCTAGGCGCACAAGGTGGTTCTCAGTCGGGCACTCGCCCTGCAAAAGCATCATCGACTTACGACCAAATTGAGTTAGAAACTCAAGCGGATCCTAAGCCTAGCACTCAAACTCGTTCAGACAGTTCACGCCAAGGGAGATACTAA
- the hflX gene encoding ribosome rescue GTPase HflX codes for MFDRYESGERAVLVHINFTQEGEWEDLSECEMLVSSAGVETLQVITGSRQSPLPKYYVGEGKALEIAQAVQLTGAEIVIFNHSLSPAQERNLEQLCKCRVIDRTGLILDIFAQRARTHEGKLQVELAQLRHISTRLIRGWTHLERQKGGIGLRGPGETQLETDRRLLRDRIKAILRRLAKVAKQREQGRRARNRAEIPTISLVGYTNAGKSTLFNRITSAGVYAADQLFATLDPTLRKIDLADVGPAILADTVGFIRHLPHDLVAAFKATLQETQEADILLHVVDASDDRFRENIQAVHEVLEEIDAHEVPTLVVMNKIDCMEDQKPRIERDEEGAPRAVWVSAMEGEGIELLFEALTERLASQMVQFRLCIPHQHQGRIRSLFFEMKCIQQEEYDENGNLLIDIRMQQIDWSKLEKREGALLGDFIVTKETATV; via the coding sequence TTGTTTGACCGTTATGAATCCGGCGAGCGAGCCGTACTTGTTCATATCAACTTCACGCAAGAGGGAGAATGGGAAGATCTAAGCGAATGTGAAATGCTGGTCTCCTCAGCGGGGGTAGAAACGCTACAAGTGATTACTGGTAGCCGACAATCCCCACTCCCTAAATACTACGTTGGAGAAGGTAAAGCCCTAGAAATCGCACAAGCTGTTCAGCTAACCGGTGCTGAAATTGTGATTTTTAACCACTCCCTCTCTCCTGCCCAAGAGCGAAATCTCGAGCAATTGTGTAAATGTCGTGTGATTGATCGCACGGGTTTGATCTTAGATATCTTTGCACAACGTGCGCGAACTCATGAAGGTAAGCTACAAGTTGAGCTCGCTCAGCTTCGTCATATCTCTACTCGATTGATTCGTGGTTGGACTCACCTTGAAAGGCAGAAAGGTGGTATTGGTCTTCGTGGTCCAGGTGAAACTCAACTGGAAACCGATCGACGTTTGTTGCGTGACCGTATAAAGGCAATACTACGTCGTTTAGCGAAAGTTGCTAAACAGCGTGAACAAGGACGACGTGCTCGTAATCGAGCTGAAATCCCAACAATTTCTTTGGTTGGTTATACCAACGCAGGGAAATCAACACTTTTCAATCGCATCACAAGTGCGGGTGTTTATGCGGCAGACCAACTGTTTGCAACTCTAGACCCAACACTACGTAAGATTGATTTGGCAGATGTCGGGCCTGCAATTCTCGCAGATACCGTAGGTTTTATCCGTCATCTACCACACGACTTGGTCGCTGCGTTCAAGGCAACATTACAAGAGACGCAGGAAGCTGACATTTTGTTACATGTTGTTGATGCCAGTGATGACCGTTTTCGTGAGAACATTCAGGCTGTTCATGAAGTATTAGAAGAAATCGATGCTCATGAAGTGCCAACCCTTGTAGTCATGAACAAAATTGACTGCATGGAAGACCAAAAACCTCGAATTGAAAGAGACGAAGAGGGCGCACCTCGCGCTGTTTGGGTTTCTGCAATGGAAGGAGAAGGTATTGAACTGCTGTTTGAAGCTTTAACTGAGCGTTTAGCTAGCCAGATGGTTCAATTCCGGTTGTGTATTCCACATCAACATCAGGGCCGTATTCGCAGCTTATTCTTCGAGATGAAATGTATTCAACAGGAAGAGTATGATGAAAATGGTAACTTGTTGATAGATATCCGAATGCAACAAATAGATTGGTCTAAACTTGAAAAAAGAGAAGGGGCGCTCTTAGGTGACTTTATCGTTACCAAAGAGACTGCTACAGTATAA
- the hfq gene encoding RNA chaperone Hfq yields MAKGQSLQDPFLNALRRERIPVSIYLVNGIKLQGQIESFDQFVILLKNTVNQMVYKHAISTVVPARAVSHHSGEQRTPSDRPEKTED; encoded by the coding sequence ATGGCTAAGGGGCAATCGCTACAAGACCCATTCCTAAATGCACTCCGTCGTGAGCGCATTCCAGTCTCTATCTATCTTGTTAACGGCATTAAGCTGCAAGGTCAGATCGAGTCTTTCGATCAATTCGTGATCTTATTGAAGAACACAGTAAACCAAATGGTCTACAAGCATGCGATTTCTACTGTGGTACCTGCTCGCGCAGTGAGTCACCACAGCGGCGAGCAACGCACGCCATCTGATCGTCCAGAGAAGACTGAAGATTAA
- the miaA gene encoding tRNA (adenosine(37)-N6)-dimethylallyltransferase MiaA yields the protein MTEKLPLALFLMGPTASGKTDLAIRLRQKYPVEIISVDSALIYKDMDIGTAKPDAEELALAPHRLIDILDPSEAYSAADFRRDAINEMNKIVAEGKIPLLVGGTMLYYKALLEGLSPLPAADQEIRKQIEAESIEQGWQALHDQLREIDPVSAERIHPNDPQRLSRALEVYRISGKTLTELTQTKGDSLPFRVKQFAIAPKERTELHRRIELRFEKMIEAGFEDEMKALYAREDLHPELPSIRCVGYRQMWDYLDGNCDLDEAVFRGVCATRQLAKRQITWLRSWDDLTWLDSENIDQALETLSDAIASD from the coding sequence ATGACTGAAAAATTACCTTTAGCGTTGTTTTTAATGGGCCCAACGGCATCAGGGAAAACAGATTTAGCTATCCGCTTACGTCAGAAATACCCTGTAGAGATCATCAGTGTCGATTCGGCATTAATCTACAAAGACATGGATATTGGTACCGCTAAACCGGATGCGGAAGAGCTTGCGCTCGCGCCTCATCGCTTGATTGATATTTTGGACCCAAGCGAAGCGTATTCTGCGGCAGATTTTCGTCGTGATGCGATCAATGAAATGAATAAGATTGTAGCGGAAGGCAAAATCCCGCTACTTGTTGGTGGCACAATGCTGTACTACAAAGCATTGTTGGAAGGTTTATCGCCATTACCAGCAGCGGATCAAGAGATTCGTAAGCAGATTGAAGCGGAATCTATCGAACAAGGTTGGCAGGCATTGCACGATCAATTAAGAGAGATAGATCCCGTATCCGCTGAAAGAATACACCCAAATGATCCACAAAGGCTTTCAAGGGCATTGGAAGTTTACCGAATTTCGGGTAAAACATTAACAGAGCTAACTCAAACGAAAGGCGATAGCCTGCCATTTCGTGTAAAACAATTTGCTATAGCTCCCAAGGAAAGGACTGAACTCCATCGCCGCATTGAGCTGCGTTTCGAGAAGATGATAGAAGCGGGATTTGAAGATGAAATGAAGGCGTTGTACGCCAGAGAAGATCTTCACCCTGAACTGCCATCGATCCGATGCGTTGGTTATAGGCAGATGTGGGATTATTTAGACGGTAATTGTGATTTAGACGAAGCGGTTTTCCGTGGTGTCTGTGCAACCCGTCAGTTGGCCAAGCGACAAATCACCTGGTTGCGCAGTTGGGATGATTTAACTTGGTTAGATAGCGAAAACATTGATCAAGCGTTAGAAACTCTTTCAGATGCAATAGCATCTGATTAG